In the genome of Lathyrus oleraceus cultivar Zhongwan6 chromosome 4, CAAS_Psat_ZW6_1.0, whole genome shotgun sequence, the window CCTGTTATTGATGAACTATTACTCCCGAAATGTTAATGTTTATGTTTGAGTTCCTTATCTTCTTTTAGAATAATTCCTATTTATTATGGAAGTAGACAATAGGTTGTTCATTCATATTTCAAAATCTATAGACATGATCAACATAATAAAAGACTGCAAAGATTTGAAAGTTATATCATATTTGAGGCTGCTTGGAACCATAGAGCAACAGAGTAGGAAATCAGCTGCCCAAAACATTATTAGAAAACATTTTAAAGGAAATCAACAAGACATGACACTATAGGAAAAGCCAAATTCAAGAAATTCAATTTCTCTCACAGATTCCAAAGAATCTTCTCAATCCAAGTCAAACCTCTTCCTATAGTTAACAACATACTCATACACCTCTTTCTCATCAGCAACAGATTTGGAAACACTCTCCCTTTGTTTGCATCTCTTTGCCCAAGCAATCAGCTTATCACACTCTGCCTCAACTTTGAAGTTGCATAACTCCTCATAAGTATAAAACCAAGTGTAGAAAGGAATCAAAGCAATATCAACATACCCAAATGTGTCACCACCAAAATAAGGCTTGTCTCCAAGCACAATCTCCAATTCCTTTAGCCCTTCAATCAACTCCTTTTTTGCCACTTCAATCTCGTCTCTCCGTCCAGGCCATATCCTTCCCCCAACATCACCAACCTGCAAAAGGGAGAAGAAGAtaaatatttttcattttctAGTATGCAATTATTATAATTTATATGTTTGGCTGAATAAACTTAACCTTTTTGTTGACAAAATCAGCCCAAAATCTGGCTTGAGATTTCTGATAAGGATCTGAGGGTAGAAATGGAACACTTTCATTCCAAACTTCATCAATATACTCGACAATATTTATAGACTCACAAATGGGTTTTCCCTTATGGATGAGAACTGGAATCTTCTTATGAATTGGGTTCATCTGCAAAAGCATTTGGCTCTTGTTGTCAAGATCCTCTTCCTTGTACACATACTTTATCCCTTTTTCGGCCAATGCTATCCTTGCTCTCATACCAAACATACTAAGCCATTCATCTAACAATATCAACTCCTCTGCCATTTTTGTCAAACACAATCAAACTGCTGCAGAGAGAATCAACCTGAACAACTTTTTTAGAGATTGAGTACCTTTCTGGCAATGGAAAATCACATGTGTGGATAAGACAGTTGGCAAGTAGTAATAAAAGTAAGAAAGTGATGAAAAGTTCACATGGACATTCCAATAATTCAACACATAACGTTGTCTATTACTATATTGTTCTACTTTGGTCTCTTAAATTACAAATTTGAATAATTTTGTTACTCAACCTATATAAGTAATTTCTTACTTATCCTTCTAATTTAGTTGGATATAAGTAGCATCATATCATATCTAACACATTAAAGATATTACATTTGTAGAATTTTTTATCAAGAATGATCcgtattttaaaaaaaaaatcaaaaaaactCACATTTAagataattttttaaaataactcACTTTGAAGAATTGATGCCAAATGAATTGAGGTATCCTCTTTAAATTAAAGaggtggcgccaattggattggtttCTGCACCTAGTactgccaatccaattggcgtctatgtgttaggtttaagaggagacgccaattggttTAGCACCTACGTGTGTTGTGTAATTGTTTTATAAAAACAATGTACATTTTATATAAAAAGTCAAAATCAGACTAATTGGTATTAATATTAATGTGTGTTTACATACGAATACCAAAAAGATTAATGTTGTTGACCAGgatgacctaaccgacctccAATACGACATCCCTTAGCTACCCGAACGTGTGGTCCTAATCCACGTTGATAATTCATCCCAGATGTTTGAGGATTTGAGGGCGcaggaacatcaccaccacctGCAGGAGATTCCCTAAGATATTCAAACAAATTCACGTAGACTTGTGTATGCAATGAAGCGCTATCGCCACAGTTGAGTTTgtgacccatgccagagtagttgggttgtgtttgagttattggGGCGACATTGGTGTGAGTGATGTatcgaggaaaggttgaaatagttgttgtggtgtttggtagccatatggttgttgcatattttggttttgtgatgtttgcGCTTCTTTGATATAATAGGAGGAGAGAAGGTTGGTGTTAAATGATTgctgagtgttttggctaaggcggctatggtagggtgatgtgttgggtgcatagcgatgttgagtgtcttgatgatgatcttcttgttggtggtggtacggggtatgctcttggtattatGGTTCGGTGTTTTGCATGTTAAGATCGTAGGTTTGTATATTTTTGGATCGATAATTTTGatggatagggggttgtgagtaatCGGTCTGGTAATGAAGTggggggttagatgttgaaccttcttgttcgatttgtactatgtactatttgatcacgttcccatttgatcttattttcatattcattgacttctgataaaagatgattgaagcatgaagtgaagaagtAAAGGGTTGGATTTAGAAACTTCATAACCttgggtcagaaccttgacagtgtcagtagtctggcttgagttcTTCAGTGTCTTTAGAATCTTCACAGTCTTTAGAATCTTCAGTCAGAAtcttgataacttcaatcgtctgtcttgagatcttcaaaatcttcaggtacataacacaacttcggaagcttgccattcttcataAACTTATtgatcagagtcacatccagaagcagaaACTGAGAGAACATTACAACAGAAATATAGAGTCTCCCAGAAGCTTCTGATGGGTGAAATAACACAGAAGCGGAAAGAGgattgcaacaacaatattgacatctttcagaacttctaaaAGCAGCGCAAAAGCGAATTTGGAACGTAAAGTTCATAAACTGATGATGTTGTACATCATATGATCAGAATCAGAACTagttgttaaagctacacaataacaaaccattgGGGTATCAAAATTATTCTcatacaaatacaacattgttatcatcaaaactcaaggtatagatgaAAAATCAAATCTTATTataacaatctcccccttttttatgatgacaaaacatgtattttgatgaacagttTTATACAGGATAATCAcagaagaatacatcttacaTAAGCACAAAGTTCCCCCTGAGATGTATAGTCCTATAAAGATAAACTCAGAATGAAAAAACACTTTCCtgatttaccttttgaagtacCAGAATGAATATTTAGTCAGAATCTGGTTTAACTTCAGATGTTAGTTGATGTTGTCCAAAGCACTGGTTGATAACATCATCCTTTTGATAGATCTTTCTTCAGAAACCTCATTAGAAGAAGCTTTCTTCAGAAACTTCTTTGAGAAGCATTTTGATTCTTGAGAAGAAGCTTAACACACCATTCTGATTCACCCTGCAAAAACACTTAACAAACTTTTCTCGAAGTATTTGTTAACAAAAACATTTAAGCAATGTTTGGGTTTTTTACTTAGGAATttagatatcaaaataaactCTTAATTCTTCCCCTTTAGAATATTatgttttctccccctttgtaatcaatcaaaaagataaaagaaaaaataaataaagagaaacaAAATAACTTCATTGATTTAAGAACACGCCAAAAGGCAGTGCAGAGTGCAGTTTATAAACTTCAAAACGAAATAACAAAGTACTTAAAAAGAACTACAAATGAAATGCAGCAAgaaaaaacataaaacaaaataCACACAAGTGCTAAGATATAAGAGAAAAATTCAGGGTTTTAGGAAGAAGAAGGAGGCGGCATAACAGCTAGGTAGTCATCCGGAAGATTTAAGGGATCTACCATCGAATCAATACCCTCTTCAAGACAGATCGCCATGTAATATGCTAAAATATCTGGTGAATCGATCTTGGTGAATATAGGATAGTTTCCCATCGGAGTAGTATTGTCGTTTATTTCTTCCTTGACTGAACAAGTCCCTTCAATAGATACAAATCTAGGATGAGATCTAGTCTGATCTAGTTGTAGTTGTTGAAACTGTTGCTGAACCAGTTGTTGTTGAGTAGCCTTTGATCTACTTTGAGACAGTTGTTGTTCAGCAATCTTTGAAGATTGTTGAGCCATTAAAGATTGTTGTTCAGTCATTGAGAGAgagaggatgaagatgaagaacaattaagagagagagagagagagagagagagagagagagagagtttgaGGTTTGAAAAACTTGAAAGTGTAGGATAAATGTGcgcgtagtgtgaaaatgtgatTGATGTGATATTAAATAGACAATTTTTGAAATGATGACAAAAGGTGTATGCAGTCATGGGGGGAAGTGTAAAGGTTTAgacctaattccaagaattgttAAACCCAATATGTCACGCTTTAATCACGCAAGCTTAGAAAATGAGACATCTATCTCCACTAAGAATCACACGAAATCAAACGACAAGATAACCATTAAAGGCAGGAATTGTTCAGAATTAGGAAGACAAATCGATAAGATTTCTTCTGATCAAAACCTTTTTGATTTATGAAAACTTCGTTACTTCATAAAGCTTCAAGTTTCAGAGTCAGAAGGAAAAacaatctcagaatctaatcTAAAGTTCTAAAGACTTTATATTTTGAATaacatcttttcattctggacacGGTTTCATAAATAGATTTTTCAGAATGAATatgaatctatcttcagcaaggggttttgtaaagatatcatcccattgatggtttgtatcaacAAATATTAAGTGAAAAAATCCCTTttgaacatagtcacgtaaaaagtgatgttttatttcaatatgcttagctctagaatgcaagatatgattcttagataaacaaatagcagaagtattatcacaaagaataggaatgttactctcaaatatcggataatcttccagctgactcttcatctagagtatctgagtgttgcatccagaagttgctatgtattcagctttAGCTGTTGATATCCCAATTGTTGTCcgtctcttgctggaccatgagattaAGTTGTCTCCCAGAAATTGGCAACTTTTAGAAGTACTTTTTCTTTCAATTCTATCTCTAGCATAGTCAGTGTCACAATAGCCTATTAATTTATACGCAtttgattttctataaaataaaccaagattagtaatacctttcagatacctaaagattctcttaacaacagttaagtgagtttctctaggatctgattggaagtGAGCTGATCACACCGAATCACGCCGCGTATTTGACTCGGATTgcacatgtttattaggtctttattatcactttgcttgtgttatgctttgttttgtgttgttttcaggtatttagctctttcaggacctttttagaagaaacgaagcaaaaagaccaaaaaattagggttttcagCAAATATTGTACTCATGGCGTTCTGCATGGAGACCGTTATAGGAGAGGCCATGACACATCAGTCCTCAACCAGGAGGAAATtgccacgatcccatgaacttccccatttactcacatggcgggcgccatagaagggtggcgggcgccacctttgaattccatattcccactaaagagaagttgaagggcatcccGATCTTTGCATGCTAttgagttcctctataaataggtcgttctagttcacttccaaatcatccaacttagtttacaacactaagactataatatcatctgtaaaaacggtaatccgtcacatcgaggggttatctcaccttagtgtaattgagttggagcactttgattttgccgtcatctttattttcaaagtcaaaggttaatttacttccttgtaccagatttaaagcctccatttggagcaggttctaatttaatcgcctttttatttcacttgtcatgctttactttatttaattccttgtcatgccttactttatttaatttcctgccatgctttactttatttaattccttgtcatgctttactttatttaatttcctgccattgtctttactttatttaattttcccgccattatctttattgctcgttttaattgttttacacgctttacttgttcttcacgccttacattctaaacttcttttcatcatgttcaacatcgttgtatttgtttgtattactatgtctggctaaatctttaaaaggttagaatgtaaggatcgcggttaaagagatgtttcacatattgcatctgtagaaatgctttaggggctgttttgatttttaatttgagttttctgaaacaaacttggttaattttaactactcaaggagtgcgaaagcacccgggcttagttaactaggaatttttatcactttaaggaaaaacgatttttgaaactgttttcggacgcgttgatagatttaaaatcaggaaactccttgggtaaactttccgaatcaaaatcacttttcaactaagcttacgagtcttatttcttaaaaataggtttactactttagcgttctgcgcgccttttataagtgacaataaaaggccttaatttaagggtaaactcggttctgaatacgcgaaatcgacagttcctgttaaatggattcttttcaagagtagaaaatattgccccataagtagttctatttagacaattgAAGCATCGTTTAACTaacgtgaaatacattcaagcctatctttatttgcactgtatttatcattttctttatttactgttatttcACGACATTAATATCTcatttgtaccgccttagataaacatcgtaacaatagtaatcgatagattgacgatttggtctctaTGAGATTGATAATCgtttatattactctgacgcgattcgtgcacttgcgaattcagcgatcaagtttttggcgccgttgtcggggaccaacttcgtcaaatttcgtaccctgttgttacaccttctagactaaggcattattagccggtaaatgcgaagaacccgtagtaccaGAAATTTAGTggatcctttagcggaacccgaacgttacactcgtacatgcctcttactcatccgaattaagaaagctatggaTGAGAGTCGCGaccggagacctcttaaggaattttcccaaccctctgacgaggaacctagttctagtatagtaaaccccccttattcctgccaacaatttcgaactaaaatcatctttactgcaattagtgcaacagaaccaattcgcgggtctcgctactgagaacccaaatcaacatttaaaagtctttatccaactggccgacacctttaaatccaacggtgcttcacctgatgtgattcgtttaagattatttcctttctccctcagagatAGAGCACGTTCGTGGTTAGTTTCACTTCCAGCTAACTCAATAACTACCTaggaagaccttaggagagtattccttgctagatatttccccctagtaagactgttgttcttcgaaaccaaataactagatttactcaaaaccaaggagaatcactttttgaagcttgggagagatacaaggagctgttaagagtctgcccacaccatggcctagaacaatggttgatcgttcataccttctacaatggactccattataacacaaagatgagcatcgacgctgccgcTGGTGGCGCGTTGATGAACAAAACTTACCCTGAAGCTTGTGATataattgaggatatggcccaaaaccattaccaatggggaactgaacgagcatcagtagagaaaaaggagacccaagatggaatacatgagataagttctatggacatgatgcaagcgaaaatggacgctctagcccttaaggtcgaacaTATTTCTACAAACTCTAACACCGCAAAggtagtccacacagagtgtgaactttgtagatctaaaggacacgaattggcggaatgtaaccttttgaacgacctgaacaccgaccaagtaaattacgcccaaggtaacccattttcaaacacttacaaccatggatggaagaatcacccaaatttttcctataaaaaccagaaccctatccaaaattttgcacctcaaagaccacaaggttttcaagcccaaaaaccaaatcaatctatgcaagttgtgccccagaagcctaaccttgagaagatcatggagaactttatatcaggccagactcagcaaaataaagaattcctaaaccagaacattcacgtaaatGAATGGATAACGCAATTAGGGActaaggttgatcagataattactcacaataagatgcttgaaacccatatctcacaggtagcacaaaaccaagccccacaaatTACACCTagaggacaattccctggacaacctcaactcaaccctcgagggcaagctaacgctatcGCATTACGAAGGGCCTTATAACCCAGCAATGAGCGATTCAAAAgcttctaaagaaaatatacctaCCAACCAAGGAGGAGAACCAATGGAACCCGAAAAACAAACCGACCAACAaggagaagccaaggataaaacttacaaaccaccacccacatacaaaccaccaatcctatatccgcaaagacttaaacaaaccaaaatcgataaccaataccaaaagtttataaaagtaatagagaagcttcatgtagagattcctttcaccgaagccatcacccaaattccatcttacgccaaatttctcaaagacatcttaaccaacaagcgtaggctcgacgatcccaaacccttggaatgcaactttatttccgagAATAAACTTTCTAAGAAGTATAAAGATCCTGggagtttttctataccttgcattctagggagtcacgtgatcgacaaagctttcctagacttaggcgctagtgtgagtttaatgcccttagctgtgtgtaaaaggttaaacttaggagaattacaaccaactaagatgtccctccaattagccgatagatctgttaagtatcctgtaggcatATTAGAAGACATCCCCATTAGGATTggtcaactttatatcccgacagactttgtggtcatggatatcaaggaagacgacgatatccctatccttttaggtagaccatttttATCAATAGCCAGAGatataatagatgttaaaagaggaaaattaacttATAAAGTAGGAGATGAAAACATAGAGTTTATTCTTTCAAagttcctgatggcaccaatcatAGAGACGCATGTTACGCGATTgatatcatagatgaatgcataagggaatttgatcaagaagaacctatgatcgaaccattttcaaacccgaataAAAAGGATGACGAGCTAAAGGAAACAgaacctcacactaacgaatgtttGGCCCTTACTCCATACCTATCACCAAACTCTcaaaaaccagctcaagaacttaaggaattgcccaagaacctaagatatggGTTTTTGGATAAGGAAATGAAgcgcccagtaatagttagtgccaccttaaaccaagacgagacaaaccaactcttgaatgttttatgaagatacccctctgccttaggatacaacatctctgatttaaaaagtataagcccatccgtgtgtatgcacaggatctcgctagaggaggattcaaaaccttccagagaacatcaaagaagaatcaaccctataatgagtgaggtggtaaagaaggaagtcTTTAAACTGCTagaagctggtataatctatcagatctctgatagtaagtgggtaagtcatgtacatgtggtacccaaaaaaggaggcatcacagtcgtgcagaacgagaagggcgagCATGTGGCTAAACGTATAGAAAGTggatggcgtatgtgcatagactataggaaactcaataaggcaactaggaaagaccatttcccccttccattcatagatcaaatgcttgagcgtcttgccggacactcttacttttgttatctggatggatattctggatttgTCCAAATACCCATgcaccccgaggatcaagagaaaacaaccttcacctGTTCTTATGGAACatttgcttacagacgaatgtcgtttgggCTCTGCAATGCGCCAGCTACTTtcaactgtcataccccaaaatttacctgttaatttttatgataaattgattcatgtatgacattcatttcacatttgcattcattcattagcatacattctcatata includes:
- the LOC127075436 gene encoding probable glutathione S-transferase yields the protein MAEELILLDEWLSMFGMRARIALAEKGIKYVYKEEDLDNKSQMLLQMNPIHKKIPVLIHKGKPICESINIVEYIDEVWNESVPFLPSDPYQKSQARFWADFVNKKVGDVGGRIWPGRRDEIEVAKKELIEGLKELEIVLGDKPYFGGDTFGYVDIALIPFYTWFYTYEELCNFKVEAECDKLIAWAKRCKQRESVSKSVADEKEVYEYVVNYRKRFDLD